Proteins encoded together in one Acipenser ruthenus chromosome 22, fAciRut3.2 maternal haplotype, whole genome shotgun sequence window:
- the dexi gene encoding dexamethasone-induced protein homolog, with protein MTSPVYANLDSVEPLFNDLPYMFYLGLFFVNVLVLYYAFLIEYIALNVGIVFLPEDVDQALVDLGVLSDPGSVPDDIDVELDVF; from the coding sequence ATGACATCCCCAGTCTATGCTAATCTAGATTCGGTGGAACCGCTGTTTAATGACCTGCCCTATATGTTTTATCTCGGTCTGTTTTTCGTGAACGTGTTGGTCCTCTACTATGCCTTCCTTATTGAGTACATTGCCCTCAATGTGGGGATAGTCTTTCTGCCCGAGGATGTGGACCAGGCGCTGGTTGATCTGGGAGTTCTGTCGGACCCGGGTTCGGTTCCGGACGACATCGATGTAGAACTGGACGtcttttga